The genomic segment GTGGCCCTCAGCCACGGTTCAAGCGTGTAACTCAGGAACTCCCGGCCCTGCTGTTCCCCGTTGCTCCACGTGGCACGTTCCAGGTCGAACAGCATGGGCGGCGGCACGCGGAAACACCGGGCGATTTCGAGGATCTGGAACTTGCGGTTTTCAAGAAACTGGGCGTCGGTCGAGCTGAAGGTGAATGGCTCGAACTCGGTGCCATCGTAAAGGATCGCGGTCTGCCCCTGCGTATCGGTGCCTTCGTGCGTGGTCCGCCATGCCGCGCGCGCCTTTTTCACCGACTCCTCGGGC from the Phycisphaerales bacterium genome contains:
- a CDS encoding phage portal protein, translating into HLRSPFGRAPLSLAREAIGTAIALDLHAAKLFGRGARPSGALKFPKGMPEESVKKARAAWRTTHEGTDTQGQTAILYDGTEFEPFTFSSTDAQFLENRKFQILEIARCFRVPPPMLFDLERATWSNGEQQGREFLSYTLEPWLRATEGALRRALFTDEERGQYVIRFDRDDLTRADLDTRSTV